The following proteins are encoded in a genomic region of Planctomycetaceae bacterium:
- a CDS encoding PHP domain-containing protein produces the protein MDPQYRHFDVHPKIVPAGKECTVTVRPLYPHAAFPVDYKWEVMAVSRERVIDRTSYQSVGTRPAVTLHEDGSLSFPFRFEGEQEHRFRIQGGKGEHTIVRGDFNVYSLDADLYSRRPYKGDLHLHTIYSDGKCSPAYMAARCRELGLDFLAITDHHTYQGSVEAIAAYKDAPVDVRLYGGEEVHPPGNWVHMVNFGGSQSVNALIGQDKDAYLKAVAEIEKTLPDMQGLARHQYASCVWCYRQIQAGGGLAVLCHPHWNYWFAYSVSEPELVRHFADWPCDALELIGGYSLKEVDCNVLQVARWRDACVKHGRDFPIVGASDAHSADETDHILGWYYTIVFSPTLELADLVASIKAGYSVAVEAIPGQTPRVHGTYRMTKYAYFALNELFGQHDEYCREEGRLMRAYAAGDPAAAAALAALQGRCAKWLEACRQ, from the coding sequence ATGGACCCCCAATATCGCCACTTTGACGTGCATCCGAAGATCGTTCCTGCCGGCAAGGAATGCACCGTCACCGTCCGCCCGCTGTATCCGCACGCGGCGTTTCCCGTCGACTATAAGTGGGAAGTGATGGCCGTCTCGCGCGAGCGGGTCATCGACCGCACCAGCTATCAAAGCGTCGGCACGCGCCCGGCCGTCACGCTTCACGAAGACGGCTCGTTGAGCTTTCCCTTCCGCTTCGAGGGCGAGCAGGAGCACCGCTTCCGCATCCAGGGCGGCAAGGGCGAGCACACGATCGTCCGCGGCGACTTCAACGTCTACTCTCTCGATGCCGACCTCTACTCCCGCCGCCCGTACAAGGGCGACCTGCACCTGCACACCATCTACAGCGACGGCAAGTGCAGCCCGGCGTACATGGCCGCACGCTGCCGCGAGTTGGGGCTGGACTTCCTGGCCATCACCGACCACCACACCTACCAGGGCTCCGTCGAGGCCATCGCTGCTTATAAGGATGCGCCGGTCGACGTGCGGCTGTACGGCGGCGAAGAAGTCCACCCGCCGGGCAACTGGGTTCACATGGTCAACTTCGGCGGCTCGCAAAGCGTCAACGCACTGATCGGCCAGGACAAGGACGCGTACCTGAAAGCCGTGGCTGAAATTGAAAAGACGCTGCCCGACATGCAAGGCCTCGCCCGACATCAGTACGCCTCGTGCGTGTGGTGCTACCGGCAGATCCAGGCCGGCGGCGGGCTGGCCGTGCTGTGCCATCCGCACTGGAACTACTGGTTCGCCTACAGCGTCTCCGAGCCGGAGCTGGTGCGGCACTTTGCCGACTGGCCCTGCGACGCCCTGGAGCTCATCGGCGGGTACTCGCTCAAGGAAGTCGACTGCAACGTGCTGCAGGTGGCCCGCTGGCGCGACGCCTGCGTCAAGCACGGGCGCGACTTCCCCATCGTCGGCGCCTCCGACGCCCATTCGGCCGACGAGACCGACCACATCCTGGGCTGGTACTACACGATCGTCTTCTCGCCGACGCTCGAGCTGGCCGACCTGGTCGCCTCGATCAAGGCCGGGTATTCGGTAGCCGTCGAGGCGATCCCCGGCCAGACGCCTCGCGTTCACGGAACGTACCGCATGACCAAGTACGCGTACTTCGCACTGAACGAACTGTTCGGCCAGCACGACGAGTACTGCCGCGAGGAAGGCCGCCTGATGCGCGCCTACGCCGCCGGCGACCCCGCCGCCGCAGCCGCCCTGGCCGCGTTGCAAGGCCGCTGCGCCAAATGGCTGGAGGCCTGCCGTCAGTAG
- a CDS encoding trypsin-like serine protease: MKSPIIASAVCLSLVLVLCSPAFSGTIRDDRSQSQYLSLGASSAFASVGMFDYYSGSSHYLASGTLIANNWVLTAAHVTSGATSMNFVIGGTTYTSSKIVTNPNWTGDLWAGYDLGLVQLATPVTGVAPAARYTGKGEKGQIAVSAGYGLTGTGLTGATTLDYQKRAGMNTIDTFSGQRLMLMDFDNPHTSADNVYGSAAPVDLEYLIAPGDSGGGLFINVKGQYQLAGVHSFGAAWDGNVNSDYGDISGDIRVSQFNTWIDSVIGAATGGGGKGGKGGKSRTLSVYDTQIPEPATMALLTLGGLALLRRRGTRG, encoded by the coding sequence ATGAAAAGTCCAATCATTGCGTCCGCGGTCTGTCTGTCCCTGGTCCTGGTTCTTTGTTCGCCCGCTTTCTCGGGCACTATCCGTGACGACCGCAGCCAGAGTCAGTATCTCTCGCTGGGCGCCTCGTCGGCCTTCGCCAGCGTGGGAATGTTCGACTACTACAGCGGCTCCTCGCATTACCTCGCCTCGGGAACGCTGATTGCCAATAATTGGGTGCTGACGGCCGCCCACGTGACCTCCGGCGCCACCTCGATGAACTTCGTCATCGGCGGCACGACGTACACCTCCAGCAAGATCGTCACCAACCCCAACTGGACGGGCGACCTCTGGGCCGGATACGACCTGGGGCTGGTGCAGTTGGCTACGCCCGTCACGGGCGTTGCCCCGGCTGCGCGATATACCGGCAAGGGCGAAAAGGGGCAGATAGCGGTCTCGGCCGGATACGGCTTGACGGGCACGGGCCTGACCGGCGCCACAACGCTGGACTACCAGAAGCGGGCGGGAATGAACACGATCGACACCTTCTCCGGACAGCGGCTGATGCTGATGGATTTCGACAATCCGCACACCAGCGCCGATAACGTATACGGCTCGGCGGCCCCGGTGGACCTGGAATACCTCATCGCCCCCGGCGACAGCGGCGGCGGGCTGTTCATCAACGTCAAGGGCCAGTACCAACTCGCCGGCGTTCATTCATTCGGGGCCGCCTGGGACGGCAACGTCAACAGCGACTACGGCGACATTTCCGGCGACATCCGCGTCTCCCAGTTCAACACTTGGATCGACAGCGTCATCGGCGCCGCCACCGGCGGAGGCGGTAAAGGGGGCAAGGGTGGCAAGAGCCGTACCCTCAGCGTCTACGACACCCAGATTCCCGAACCGGCAACCATGGCATTGCTGACCCTGGGCGGCCTGGCGCTGCTGCGCCGCCGCGGAACCCGCGGCTGA
- a CDS encoding amidohydrolase family protein: MSQKLVNALIAEMAKMQIIDCHEHLHPEKSRVDSKVDAFTFFSHYTSGDIRVANLIGPRQQDLLNHDIPLAKRWELFEPTWKQIRYTSYSRAALIALKKFYSADDFTADNVESISAAMNAANTPGIYRRVLRDACNIKTSLTQCGQWDFGGDELMTPVMPLVWPEVESWRFVNRPLWEPDTSVETLDQYLAAKRRYVADMKSKGVVGLKTVAQPYKTPNRAEALAAFESLKNGSVERLPNVNPLRDYVVEQVIAMAAEADMVVCVHTGYWGDFRDLSPAHMIPILQRNPNARFDIYHVGYPYVREALMLGKGFHNVWTNFCWTHIISQKFATDALDEAVDLLPANKLLAFGGDYGGIVEKVYGHLVMAREDIATVLARRIENGQLSESAAIDLARRWFCDNPKELYRLKN; encoded by the coding sequence GTGAGCCAAAAGCTCGTCAACGCCCTGATCGCCGAGATGGCCAAGATGCAGATCATCGACTGCCACGAGCATCTGCATCCGGAAAAGTCCCGCGTCGATTCGAAGGTCGACGCCTTCACCTTCTTCTCGCACTACACCAGCGGCGACATCCGCGTGGCCAACCTCATCGGCCCGCGCCAGCAGGATCTGCTCAACCACGACATCCCCCTGGCCAAACGCTGGGAGCTCTTCGAGCCGACCTGGAAGCAGATCCGCTACACCTCCTACTCCCGCGCCGCGCTGATCGCCCTGAAGAAGTTTTACAGCGCCGACGACTTCACGGCTGACAATGTCGAGAGCATCTCGGCGGCGATGAACGCGGCCAACACGCCGGGCATCTATCGCCGCGTGCTGCGCGACGCCTGCAACATCAAGACCTCACTGACGCAGTGCGGGCAGTGGGACTTCGGCGGCGACGAGTTGATGACGCCCGTCATGCCGCTGGTCTGGCCGGAGGTCGAGAGCTGGCGCTTCGTCAACCGCCCGCTGTGGGAGCCCGACACCAGCGTCGAGACGCTCGATCAGTACCTCGCGGCCAAGCGCCGCTACGTGGCCGACATGAAGAGCAAGGGCGTCGTCGGCCTCAAGACCGTCGCCCAGCCGTACAAGACGCCCAACCGGGCCGAGGCCTTGGCGGCGTTCGAGAGCCTCAAAAACGGCAGCGTCGAGCGCCTGCCGAACGTTAATCCGCTGCGCGACTACGTCGTCGAGCAGGTGATCGCCATGGCCGCCGAGGCCGACATGGTCGTCTGCGTTCACACGGGCTACTGGGGCGACTTCCGCGACCTGTCGCCCGCGCACATGATCCCGATTTTGCAGCGAAACCCCAACGCGCGGTTCGACATCTACCACGTCGGCTATCCGTATGTGCGCGAGGCGCTGATGCTGGGCAAAGGCTTCCATAATGTGTGGACCAACTTCTGCTGGACGCACATCATCAGCCAGAAGTTCGCCACCGACGCACTCGACGAGGCCGTCGACCTGCTGCCGGCCAACAAGCTGCTGGCCTTCGGCGGCGACTACGGCGGTATCGTCGAGAAAGTCTACGGCCACCTGGTGATGGCACGCGAAGACATAGCGACGGTGCTCGCGCGGCGCATCGAGAACGGACAGTTGAGCGAGTCGGCCGCCATCGACCTGGCCCGCCGCTGGTTCTGCGATAATCCGAAAGAACTCTACCGCCTGAAGAATTAA
- a CDS encoding metallophosphoesterase N-terminal domain-containing protein, which yields MKLIRFALAVFPTVLLCSPAFSDDAPAPKPKSKFDLVASAKLAAGMPKVVSGLVTLDGKPLANVRVTDGIQFVATGADGRYSIEIKPDAKIPYLPARTVNVCWPSGCWPVRDPKTKQYRWWTRLMDIKDARNVNFELATQVQTLPVCIGFGTDPHDSMRRPHNSVYPDELARAGNHVAWAVMNGDLSYMTEEGCQADYADVKKYTDEFPVPLMQVIGNHDLVPFAEGGYDAPHELAGQGAFTKYLGPTRWSFDYAGIHFVAFNWPMVDKAGEDWLCADLDSLPKGQPAYLFIHMWDAFLGPIVQKRPAVKLVLAGHSHRNIFAGKEGEAEFWTKMSLYTLLYVEKDDFDIVDNCVYEGARTAWDGWWNHHGGNCALHTESAEEAAAQRGKHSEAVSVTLDSKTQTIEPPAGKTYDLRIGAKPAGAKPAARWGLRLTAADGKTYEITASPQRKMINLLGRETFFDPKPTPGLAGKIDPKEQEWTEFRIFVQPEKVRVLVNSRLHYQKYITPGELKKIEFFAEDGAAEFGRVDVWQRTYPKEYKPRPMGNSG from the coding sequence ATGAAGCTTATACGATTCGCTCTGGCAGTATTCCCGACCGTGCTGCTTTGCAGTCCGGCGTTCTCCGACGACGCCCCGGCGCCCAAACCCAAGTCGAAGTTCGACCTGGTGGCCTCGGCCAAGCTCGCCGCGGGCATGCCCAAGGTCGTCAGCGGGCTGGTGACGCTCGACGGCAAGCCGCTGGCCAACGTGCGCGTGACGGATGGCATCCAGTTCGTCGCCACCGGGGCCGACGGGCGCTATTCCATCGAGATCAAACCCGACGCGAAGATCCCCTACCTGCCCGCCCGCACCGTCAATGTCTGCTGGCCCAGCGGCTGCTGGCCGGTACGCGACCCCAAGACCAAACAGTACCGCTGGTGGACGCGCCTGATGGACATCAAGGACGCCAGGAACGTCAACTTCGAGCTGGCCACGCAGGTCCAGACGCTGCCGGTGTGCATCGGATTCGGCACTGATCCGCACGACTCGATGCGGCGGCCGCACAACAGCGTCTACCCCGACGAGCTCGCCCGCGCGGGCAACCACGTCGCCTGGGCCGTCATGAATGGCGATCTGAGCTACATGACCGAGGAAGGCTGTCAGGCCGACTACGCCGACGTCAAGAAGTACACCGACGAGTTCCCCGTGCCGCTGATGCAGGTCATCGGCAACCACGACCTGGTGCCCTTCGCCGAGGGCGGCTACGACGCCCCGCACGAATTGGCCGGTCAGGGCGCCTTCACCAAGTACCTGGGCCCCACGCGGTGGTCGTTCGATTACGCGGGCATCCACTTCGTGGCGTTCAACTGGCCGATGGTCGACAAGGCCGGCGAGGACTGGCTCTGCGCCGACCTCGACAGCCTGCCCAAGGGCCAGCCCGCCTACCTGTTCATCCACATGTGGGACGCGTTCCTGGGACCCATCGTCCAGAAGCGCCCCGCCGTCAAGCTCGTGCTGGCCGGCCACTCCCACCGCAACATCTTCGCCGGCAAGGAAGGCGAAGCTGAGTTCTGGACCAAGATGAGCCTCTACACGCTGCTGTACGTGGAAAAGGACGACTTCGACATCGTCGACAACTGCGTCTACGAAGGCGCCCGCACCGCCTGGGACGGCTGGTGGAATCACCACGGCGGCAACTGCGCCCTGCATACCGAAAGCGCCGAAGAAGCCGCCGCCCAGCGTGGCAAGCACAGCGAGGCCGTCAGCGTCACGCTCGACTCCAAGACCCAGACCATCGAGCCCCCGGCGGGCAAGACCTACGACCTGCGCATCGGCGCCAAGCCCGCCGGAGCCAAGCCCGCCGCGCGCTGGGGCCTGCGCCTCACCGCCGCCGACGGCAAGACCTACGAGATCACCGCCAGCCCGCAGCGCAAGATGATCAACCTGCTCGGCCGCGAGACCTTCTTCGACCCCAAGCCCACGCCCGGCCTGGCCGGTAAAATCGACCCCAAGGAGCAGGAGTGGACGGAGTTCCGCATCTTCGTCCAGCCGGAAAAGGTCCGCGTGCTGGTCAACAGCCGCCTGCACTACCAGAAATACATCACCCCCGGCGAGCTGAAAAAGATCGAGTTCTTCGCCGAAGACGGCGCCGCCGAGTTCGGCCGAGTGGACGTCTGGCAGCGAACCTACCCCAAGGAATACAAGCCCCGCCCGATGGGAAATAGCGGGTAA
- a CDS encoding L-rhamnose mutarotase: protein MQRVCFILHVKKDRLEEYKKKHEAVWPEMLAALSETGWHNYSLFLRPDGMLIGYCETPDFKKAVEGMQTKEVNARWQKMMAPFFEDIGTAADTSMAPLTEVFHLD from the coding sequence ATGCAACGCGTCTGCTTCATCCTGCACGTTAAGAAAGACCGCCTGGAAGAGTACAAGAAAAAGCACGAGGCCGTGTGGCCGGAGATGCTGGCGGCCCTGAGCGAGACCGGCTGGCACAACTACTCGCTGTTCCTGCGCCCCGACGGGATGCTGATCGGCTACTGCGAGACGCCGGACTTCAAGAAGGCCGTCGAGGGCATGCAGACCAAGGAAGTCAACGCCCGCTGGCAGAAGATGATGGCCCCGTTCTTCGAAGACATCGGCACCGCCGCCGACACCAGCATGGCCCCGCTGACGGAAGTCTTCCACCTCGACTAG
- a CDS encoding Gfo/Idh/MocA family oxidoreductase, whose protein sequence is MSTQKTLRVAVIGMGHIGNMHADIHKASPLAELVGVCDIIKERADRAAARLGVPGFYDAPSMLSALKPDVVSVATGGVEYGSDHCQPTLEAFAAGCHVLCEKPISNDIGQARQMVDAARKAGKCFGIDFNHRFTPAARVAKRWLDEGRLGHMLFVNMSMWILNPTESSPYFHLKALHPHTVDVMRHFCGDIVAVQCFATKAPGRTVWSTATFTMKFANGMVGTLTGSYDIQRGHPMERCEVAGTGGRILLEDMWRQATLYPAGSLEKTVYTNPVFGGYRGFDDTFSCRINTFLQQVSDGVKPEDIDGSGADGLAAQIVLQGAIDSLNSGQVVTL, encoded by the coding sequence ATGAGTACGCAGAAGACGTTGCGAGTGGCTGTGATTGGTATGGGGCATATCGGCAACATGCACGCTGATATTCATAAGGCCTCGCCGCTGGCCGAACTGGTCGGCGTGTGCGATATCATCAAGGAGCGGGCCGACCGTGCCGCGGCGCGCCTGGGCGTGCCGGGCTTCTATGACGCCCCGTCGATGCTGTCGGCCTTGAAGCCCGACGTCGTCAGCGTCGCTACCGGCGGCGTCGAGTACGGCAGCGACCACTGCCAGCCGACGCTGGAGGCCTTTGCCGCCGGCTGTCACGTGCTGTGCGAAAAGCCCATCAGCAACGACATCGGCCAGGCGAGGCAGATGGTCGACGCGGCCCGCAAGGCCGGCAAGTGCTTCGGGATCGACTTCAATCACCGCTTCACGCCGGCGGCCCGCGTGGCGAAGCGCTGGCTGGACGAGGGGCGGCTGGGGCACATGCTGTTCGTCAACATGTCGATGTGGATCCTCAACCCGACCGAGAGCTCGCCGTACTTCCACCTCAAGGCGCTGCACCCGCACACGGTGGACGTGATGCGGCATTTCTGCGGCGACATCGTGGCCGTGCAGTGCTTCGCCACCAAGGCTCCCGGCCGCACCGTCTGGTCGACGGCCACCTTCACCATGAAGTTCGCCAACGGGATGGTCGGGACTCTGACGGGCAGCTACGACATCCAGCGCGGCCATCCGATGGAACGCTGCGAGGTGGCCGGCACGGGCGGGCGAATCCTGCTGGAAGACATGTGGCGCCAGGCCACGCTGTACCCGGCTGGCAGCCTGGAAAAGACCGTCTACACCAACCCGGTTTTCGGCGGCTATCGCGGCTTCGACGACACGTTCTCCTGCCGGATCAACACGTTCCTGCAGCAGGTGTCAGACGGCGTCAAGCCCGAGGACATCGACGGCAGCGGCGCCGACGGGCTGGCCGCCCAGATCGTCCTCCAAGGCGCGATCGATTCGCTCAACAGCGGCCAGGTTGTGACGCTGTAA
- a CDS encoding creatininase family protein, producing MSHLTRLPDECRFPYLSPAELLARLEQKAILYLPIGSLEWHNEHLPLGTDTLHAIEISVRLCREIGGVALPAFWWNTGGCHDHASTYHMPEDLYRTTLRNVIVGLKSVPAKLLVLINGHGGGHQRDSVPAVAAELTAARALPMRVIAADPYHYGKSSSCQIDHADTGETSLSLELIGPLVRLDRDLGADLYTGNRPFAAAPATAAGGRELWNAYLSDVKTLIAEEYRRAGA from the coding sequence ATGAGCCATTTGACGAGATTGCCCGACGAGTGCCGCTTTCCGTATCTTTCGCCGGCGGAGTTGCTGGCGCGGCTGGAGCAGAAGGCGATCCTTTATCTGCCCATCGGGTCGCTGGAGTGGCACAACGAGCATCTGCCGCTGGGGACCGACACGCTGCACGCCATCGAGATTTCGGTGCGCCTATGCCGCGAGATCGGCGGGGTGGCGCTGCCGGCGTTCTGGTGGAACACGGGCGGCTGTCACGACCACGCCTCGACGTACCACATGCCCGAGGATCTGTACCGCACGACGCTGCGCAATGTGATCGTCGGCCTCAAGTCCGTGCCGGCCAAGCTGCTGGTGCTGATCAACGGTCACGGCGGCGGCCATCAGCGCGACTCGGTGCCTGCCGTGGCGGCGGAGCTGACGGCTGCCCGCGCCTTGCCGATGCGAGTGATCGCGGCAGACCCGTATCACTACGGCAAGAGTTCGTCCTGCCAGATCGACCACGCCGACACCGGCGAGACGAGCCTCTCGCTGGAGTTGATCGGTCCGCTGGTTCGTCTGGACCGCGACCTGGGTGCGGACCTGTACACCGGGAACAGACCTTTCGCCGCCGCGCCGGCGACGGCCGCCGGCGGCAGAGAATTGTGGAACGCGTACCTGTCTGATGTTAAAACGCTCATTGCCGAAGAGTACCGGCGCGCGGGCGCGTGA
- a CDS encoding Bax inhibitor-1 family protein, whose protein sequence is MTQGFGMPVRRPAAPAVDDRALFIRRTYGHLAGALGAFLLLEILLFQTALPEAMLEFAASGRFAWLMILGGFVLVGWIARSFAAGSRSLGAQYLGLALYVAAEAVIFVPLIAIALVMTGSDAILYQAAALTGALFAALTAVAVLSGKDFSFLRSFLVVGGIIAMGLIVCGAIFGFDLGLAFSGGMIVLASASILYDTSKILREYDSSQYVGAALELFASVALLLWYVLRILMRLRR, encoded by the coding sequence ATGACACAAGGATTTGGCATGCCAGTGCGGCGGCCGGCGGCGCCGGCGGTGGATGATCGGGCGCTGTTTATCCGGCGTACTTACGGCCACCTGGCCGGGGCGCTGGGGGCGTTTCTGTTGCTGGAGATCCTGCTGTTCCAGACGGCGTTGCCCGAGGCGATGCTGGAGTTCGCCGCCAGCGGGCGCTTCGCCTGGCTGATGATCCTGGGCGGGTTCGTGCTGGTGGGGTGGATTGCCCGCTCGTTCGCGGCTGGCAGCCGGTCGCTGGGCGCACAGTACCTGGGCCTGGCGCTGTACGTGGCGGCCGAGGCGGTGATCTTCGTCCCGCTGATCGCCATCGCCTTGGTGATGACGGGCTCGGATGCGATTCTGTATCAGGCGGCAGCGCTGACGGGGGCCTTGTTCGCCGCGCTGACGGCCGTGGCGGTGCTCAGCGGCAAAGACTTCAGTTTCCTGCGATCGTTCCTGGTTGTCGGGGGAATCATCGCGATGGGGCTGATCGTCTGCGGGGCGATCTTCGGGTTCGATCTGGGCCTGGCGTTCTCGGGCGGAATGATCGTGCTGGCGTCGGCGTCGATCCTGTACGACACGTCGAAGATCCTGCGCGAGTACGACTCGAGCCAGTACGTCGGCGCGGCGCTGGAGTTGTTCGCCTCGGTGGCCTTGCTGCTGTGGTACGTGCTGCGGATCCTGATGCGCCTGCGCCGCTAG
- a CDS encoding ATP-binding protein gives MELVIFIGMQGSGKSTFFRERFFDTHVRINLDMLRTRHRENILFEACLAAKQPMVIDNTNPNPADRARYIPAAKAAGFRVIGYYFDSDLESCRARNESRTTSKAIPLQGLISTHKALVPPTVEEGFDQLFCAKIIGWNEFETKENQ, from the coding sequence ATGGAACTGGTGATCTTCATCGGGATGCAGGGCAGCGGCAAGTCGACGTTCTTCCGCGAGCGGTTTTTCGACACGCACGTGCGCATCAACCTCGACATGCTCCGCACGCGACACCGCGAGAATATCCTCTTCGAAGCCTGCCTGGCGGCCAAGCAGCCGATGGTGATCGACAACACCAATCCCAACCCCGCCGACCGCGCCCGCTACATCCCGGCCGCCAAAGCCGCCGGCTTCCGCGTGATCGGCTACTACTTCGACTCTGATCTGGAATCCTGCCGCGCCCGCAACGAGAGCCGCACCACCAGCAAGGCGATTCCCCTCCAGGGCCTGATCAGCACACACAAGGCGCTCGTGCCGCCGACCGTGGAGGAGGGATTCGATCAACTCTTCTGTGCGAAGATTATCGGCTGGAATGAATTTGAAACGAAGGAGAATCAATGA
- a CDS encoding aspartate aminotransferase family protein → MGKYNPAKYALDLKQVPKIVTAQVPGPRSREMHSRCTKHFKGLSEQVKLFPVAFESGSGCELVDVDGNRYIDFSSGIYVATLGHCHPKITAAVAKYAGMLMNAHDFTTEIKTRLVEKMAAVLPGDLKGFQFYDCGTAAVEAGLRICRAATKKHEMISCFYDFHGKTYGAVSLAHIRSSVYGPTRAPGFHMVPRPDPYRPHWTKGDGTIDTDRYIAFYEEYLDRGTCGQAAAFVIEPIQGWGGSVMPPDDFLPKLRAFCDRHKLMLMADEVLTSWARTGKWLCCEHWGVVPDVVTLGKGFGNGFPVTAVAVREPFMETFEAISASSSYGGNPMACAAALASIEVIEEEDLLARAASLEALFAARMKAWKDKFAIVGDVRVKGCLMGVELVKDRTTKEPFPEAGKLVYQWAFAKGLAWIPAGHILRMSPPVVMPDDVAHKAMDLIEESIGEVQKQLGYA, encoded by the coding sequence ATGGGCAAGTACAACCCAGCCAAATACGCTCTTGATCTGAAGCAGGTGCCGAAGATTGTCACGGCGCAGGTGCCGGGGCCGCGGTCGCGGGAAATGCATTCGCGGTGTACGAAGCATTTCAAGGGGCTCAGTGAGCAGGTGAAGTTGTTTCCGGTGGCGTTTGAATCCGGGAGCGGGTGCGAGTTGGTGGATGTCGATGGGAATCGGTACATCGATTTCTCGTCGGGGATTTATGTGGCGACCTTGGGGCACTGTCATCCCAAGATCACGGCTGCGGTTGCGAAGTATGCGGGGATGCTGATGAATGCCCATGACTTCACCACTGAGATCAAGACCCGGCTGGTGGAGAAGATGGCGGCTGTTTTGCCGGGGGATTTGAAGGGGTTTCAGTTTTACGACTGCGGGACGGCGGCTGTCGAGGCGGGGCTGCGGATCTGCCGGGCGGCGACGAAAAAACACGAGATGATCTCGTGCTTCTACGACTTTCACGGCAAGACGTACGGCGCGGTGTCGCTGGCGCATATCCGCTCGAGCGTGTACGGGCCCACGCGGGCGCCGGGGTTCCACATGGTCCCGCGGCCGGACCCGTACCGCCCGCACTGGACGAAGGGCGACGGCACGATCGACACCGACCGCTACATCGCCTTCTACGAGGAATACCTCGACCGCGGGACGTGCGGGCAGGCGGCGGCGTTTGTCATCGAGCCGATCCAGGGCTGGGGCGGCTCGGTCATGCCGCCGGACGATTTCCTGCCCAAGCTGCGGGCATTCTGCGACCGCCACAAGCTGATGCTGATGGCCGACGAGGTGCTGACAAGCTGGGCCCGCACGGGCAAGTGGCTCTGCTGCGAGCATTGGGGCGTCGTGCCCGACGTCGTCACCCTGGGCAAGGGATTCGGCAACGGATTCCCCGTCACGGCCGTGGCGGTGCGCGAGCCGTTCATGGAGACCTTCGAGGCGATCTCGGCATCGAGCAGCTACGGCGGCAACCCGATGGCGTGCGCGGCTGCACTGGCGTCTATCGAGGTGATCGAAGAGGAAGACCTGCTTGCCCGAGCGGCGTCGCTGGAGGCGCTGTTTGCCGCGCGCATGAAGGCGTGGAAGGACAAGTTCGCCATCGTGGGCGACGTTCGCGTCAAGGGCTGCCTGATGGGCGTCGAGCTGGTCAAGGACCGCACGACCAAGGAACCCTTCCCCGAGGCCGGCAAGCTCGTATATCAGTGGGCATTCGCCAAGGGGCTGGCGTGGATCCCGGCTGGGCACATCCTTCGCATGAGTCCACCGGTGGTCATGCCCGACGACGTGGCCCACAAGGCGATGGACCTGATCGAGGAATCGATCGGCGAAGTCCAGAAGCAACTGGGCTACGCGTAG